Proteins encoded together in one Oreochromis aureus strain Israel breed Guangdong linkage group 23, ZZ_aureus, whole genome shotgun sequence window:
- the LOC120436167 gene encoding uncharacterized protein LOC120436167 has translation MLKLIMVLLWMILLVVLLCAEAENVTEVRGELGTNVTLNWSNQTSDTYWYMEIYSQFRACIGRSFSSAVSTYCSPGFESKFSILGNKLVIKNFTAEDCRLYFCGIKRGGSIHFVETFHLLLDASTSNPLKDCIMTQFILTISVSVAAVIILIMGGVLILLCSRKNKSSKQVEEPSAHIYENAETLWAIQGKVIHPYRARHH, from the exons ATGCTGAAGCTGATCATGGTTCTCCTGTGGATGATCCTGTTGGTGGTTCTGCTCTGTGCAGAGGCCGAGAACGTGACCGAGGTCAGAGGAGAGCTGGGGACCAACGTCACTCTAAACTGGTCCAATCAGACATCAGACACATACTGGTACATGGAGATCTACAGTCAGTTCAGAGCATGTATCGGCCGTAGTTTTTCTTCAGCAGTCTCTACCTACTGCTCTCCTGGTTTTGAATCCAAATTTTCAATCCTGGGAAACAAACTCGTGATTAAAAACTTCACAGCAGAGGACTGCAGGCTTTACTTCTGTGGCATCAAGAGAGGAGGCAGCATTCATTTTGTGGAGACTTTCCACCTTTTATTAG ATGCATCTACCAGCAACCCACTGAAGGACTGCATCATGACTCAGTTCATCCTCACGATATCCGTCTCAGTTGCCGCTGTCATCATTCTGATAATGG GTGGGGTTTTGATACTGCTGTGCTCGAGGAAGAACAAAAGTAGCAAACAGGTAGAAGAGCCTTCAGCTCACATCTACGAGAACGCAGAAACACTGTGGGCTATTCAG GGCAAGGTGATCCACCCCTACCGAGCAAGACATCACTGA